The Montipora capricornis isolate CH-2021 chromosome 1, ASM3666992v2, whole genome shotgun sequence genome contains a region encoding:
- the LOC138046806 gene encoding uncharacterized protein, whose protein sequence is MSFNEIAGFLAKTFGCIFFILGATCFTPKVKPVKRNIVTRRGFNVTLVCLGSFVEALDSMMVWKFNGREIQGISNKRATAQWLRGGRGNFSLHITNVSAKDCGKYTCSVSVALSEKMFVAEGFMNLKLYSSVRWPRGTYALPMPVTGCPKSRKLSWSKGHVRQNTEDTRPLSNWSRPVHLKGFRNNNVITQHFCVKENREGNRDWPKGKYCIYKKGKCPSGFSESWIKWDDEDTKNDNSAGGELPDGIYRKDTIMYFCCRSDGSADTPIELPMRKPFLLLKHSRRCQAVMNMRVTEEWLFWDCEDAENKNDWSGVLPESFHAKDIKLFFCYYSKI, encoded by the exons ATGAGCTTCAATGAGATTGCTGGCTTTTTAGCCAAGACTTTTGGatgtattttctttattttag GAGCTACCTGTTTTACACCGAAAGTTAAGCCAGTTAAGAGAAACATAGTAACAAGGCGAGGTTTCAATGTAACCTTGGTCTGTCTTGGTAGCTTTGTGGAGGCTTTGGATTCCATGATGGTATGGAAATTCAATGGTCGAGAAATACAAGGCATCTCTAACAAAAGAGCCACCGCACAGTGGCTTCGAGGAGGAAGAGGCAACTTTTCGTTACACATTACGAATGTTTCAGCGAAGGATTGTGGAAAATACACCTGCTCCGTGTCGGTCGCACTCTCCGAAAAAATGTTTGTTGCAGAAGGATTCATGAATTTGAAGCTGTATAGTAGTG TGCGATGGCCAAGAGGGACTTATGCCTTACCAATGCCTGTCACTGGATGCCCGAAGTCAAGAAAATTGTCCTGGTCAAAAGGGCATGTTCGGCAAAACACAGAAGACACACGTCCACTGAGTAACTGGTCTAGGCCAGTGCACTTAAAGGGATTTAGGAACAACAACGTCATAACCCAGCATTTTTGCGTGAAAGAAAACCGGGAAGGAAACCGCGACTGGCCTAAAGGAAAGTACTGTATATACAAGAAAGGAAAGTGTCCCAGCG GTTTCAGTGAAAGCTGGATCAAATGGGACGACGAAGATACGAAAAACGATAACAGTGCTGGCGGAGAACTTCCTGATGGCATTTATCGCAAGGACACGATCATGTATTTTTGCTGCCGGTCAGATGGTTCAGCAGACACACCTATCGAACTGCCTATGCGTAAACCATTCCTTCTGCTGAAACACTCCAGGCGTTGTCAGGCTGTTATGAACATGCGCGTGACCGAGGAATGGCTGTTCTGGGATTGTGAAGACGCCGAAAACAAAAACGATTGGTCTGGAGTATTGCCAGAATCATTTCATGCAAAAGacatcaaactttttttctgttattactccaaaatttga